CTGGCCCACTGAAAATCAGAAAGAACCTAAAATGTTTATCAGAACTTCTTGAAGTGGAGCACTGCTGCGACCATCAGGACGACGATGGCTGCTGCCAGGGCTGCTGCGAAGAAGACGACACCGCTGACTCCGCTGGAGGCGGAATCGCTGTACAGCACCGAGAACACCGAGAAGTGGGTGGTGGTGAAGGTAACGGTTCCGTCGGCAGAGTTGTAGGTGGTCGGGAGCTTCTCGACGCTTCCGTCGGCTGCGATGCATGCAACCTGGACACCGGAGGCCTTCTCGCCGTCCTTCAGGGTGTAGGGGACGGTGACGGTAACCTTTCCGCTGCCGAAGTTGGTGTTGTCTCCGAAGGTAATGCTGTAGACAGGCCTGTCTCCGATGGCGGACTTCTGCGCCTCGGTGAGGGCAGACTGATCAGCGGTTGTGTCCTTGACCTCGAGGGTTGCCGCGCCGGACAGGGACTGGATTGCAGCCTGGTTCATAACAACGGTGTACTTCTCGTCGATCTTGAAGGAGACCTCCATGGTGGGGTCCTGAGTGGACATGGTCTTGATGTTGTTGATGATATCATCGGTCACCTCGACCTTTCCGTCGGTTCCGTCGTATTCGATCGCCCTCTTGTCACTAAGCTTGCCGTCGGCACACACAATGCTGTAGGACTGGACGGAGGTACCGTTGCCGAAGGACTTCACGGCGAACTCCCAATCATAGTAGTCATTGGTGCACTTGAAGACCATATCCTCGGAACCGGTTCCTTTGATAACCAGATTGTCCATCGGGGTCTCCGATTCGCTGGAAGTAACAGTCATGTCCCCATTCAGACCGGCGGTGAAACCATCCTCGGTCACAGTCAGTTTGGTGGCGGGAATCTCAAAGGTGAAATCCTCCTGCGAGAACACCATAGTGTTGGGGGTCGCATCACCGAAGATTATGCTGCTGTCCGATTCGTTCATTATGAGCTTGAAGGAATCGGACCACTCGTAGGTTCCGGGTGCGAAGAACACAGTACAATCGGTAAGGGTTACTGTGATGCCTGCTGCAGGCTTGAAACCAGGCTTGACCAGAATCTGTTTTGAAAAGTAGTCGGTATCTTCGCCGACCGCTCCGTCAACGACTACCGCGCTCTCACCGGGCTGCATACCGGCCCTCTTGGGGTTGAGGATTCCAGCCACCATAATCTGGGTGTTGGTACCGCTGAGGTACTTGCAGGTGTATCCGGTCTTGTTCATCGACAGGGCGGCCAGGGTGGCCACGGGGGTCGTCTCGGAGGCCTTCTGGATGCCCAGTAGAGGTATGAACAGGTCCCAGTTGCCGTTGGAGTAGTTGAACTGGATAGGATCTTTGTTAGCAGCTACCACCAGGATATTGTCCCAGATTCCGAACGCCATCATTCCGTTCGCCGAGACACTGCCCTCGGTAACCTGTATGTCAAACGCAGACATGACAGATACATCTGCGGGGAGGTCGACAGTGAAACCGTTGGTCTTGTCTTTCAAGTAGCCGAATACGACCTGACAGTCTTGGGAGATCATGATGGACGTCGCCGACGAAGTACGGATGTCTCCGCCAGCCTCGACGTAAATCTTACAGTTGGAGAACTGTATGAAGTCCAGGGTACCCACGTTGAGGGTCGTTCCGGACTCGATGATAATCGTCATATTCTCATAAGAATCTTCCAAATCCACGGTGCCACTCCATGTATCGTAAACTGCTCCGGGAGCGTCGGCAGCGTGGGGATTGAACATATCCTCGAACGCTTTGGCATCGTTATAGGCCGCCGCCTCGGAATTGTCCGCAAAGACAACGAACGCTGTGCATACCATGAAAAGGGCAGCAAGGATCGCCGCAGTCTTGCGGTTGATTGTTTTGCTTGCGTACGTCAAAGTAAAACCTCTTTGGAAAGGTAACGGTTTCACAGTATTTATCCTTAGACTGGAACATGTGTTAATTGGATTGGAAAAAGAGGAATTTATCTCCTGGCTCTTCTGCCTGGAATATTACGGCCGCGGGACCTCAGAGCACCCTCCGAGATGTCCAGGAACATACCGTCGTCGACCGTCTCCGAACACCAGTATCCGCCCGGAACATCCTCCATCGAGGAGATGTACCTGTCATTGAGAATCAGTTCCGCTTCCTTCGCCGAATCCACCCTGACACCGATCACGTCGGAAGCCACTGAGACGTCCGAGGAGGTGATCGAAAGGAGATGTGCCAGCAGGGCTTCGGCATCCTTCACCCCGCGGAAGACGAGATACATGTACCCGGATATTGAAAACAGAGATAAAAAGAGGCAGGGACGGCGGGTCGGGGGTTGCGCCGTCCCGGAGCCGGCCCTGACGGGACGGCCGAGAAGCGGAAAACAAACACCCCGTGCGGCGGTAGTTCAATGACCGCACGGGGCCGGAAAGATCATTCTGTCTTTTCGTCGTCCTTGTACTTAGGAGCTGCCGTAAGCAGTCTGGCACCACTCACCTCCCTCTTGATTCCGGATTCCCTCTCTTCGGGGTTGCTTGAGAAACCGAACGTAAGCTCGTAACAGATGGGGCACAGAGGCACATAGGTGTTGCCCACGAGCAGCATGGGCAGACTCTCCATCTCAGGCATCAGGTCCTCCTTCTCGGCCAGGTCCCTGTTCTGGTCCTTGGCGATGAAGGCGTTGTAGTCCTCCACGGTCCTCTTGCAGACGAAACAGCTCTCCTCGGACTTGCCCTGGAAGAACTGAAGAATGAACCACACGGGGATGTAGATCAGCAGGATGACGGCTCCGATGATGACGGAGAACATTCCGTTGTCGATACCTCCGTTGATACACCAGTATGCGAGACAGGGGATGAGCACGAAGAACTGGTAGCACATCAGGAAGCATGCCACGTAGAACCAGCCCTTAGGCGCCTTGTAGGGGCGCTCGATGTTCTTGAACCTGGGGTTCCTCTTGGATACCACATAGGCCATCATTCCCATTCCCAGCGCGAACGAGAATCCGAAGGACGATGCCGCCAGGATCATACCGACCGATCCGAAGTGGATGATGACGATGAACACCACTCCCATGATGGCCTGGTAGAGCATGGCAAAGATGGGCGCTCCGTTCTTGTTGGTGTAGGTGAAGACCTTGGGCATGTTGCCCTCGTGACCCATGAAGTACAGGGTCCTGGAGGATCCCAGGAACGCGGTCTGGATCAGCATGACCATTCCCGCCACCAGCAGGATCAGTGCGATGATGAGTCCGATGGAACCGAAGTCGAACTGTGCGATGGGGTACAGGGTGGATACTCCCCACTCATCGATGTCGGCCGGAGACATCATACCGTACACCACGAAAGGCACGATGAAGTACATGGCAAGACAGACCAGTCCCGCGGAGATCAGTGCCTTGGGAATGTCCCTTCCGGGCTCCTTGTACTCGGCACCGTAGGTCGCGGCGGACTCCCAGGCGCATGCGCACCACTGGGCGTAGGCGAACATTCCGAAGACCATCATGAAGTCGTTGACACCCCAGTCCCAGCCGGGCGGTGTTAGATTGTTCTTGATGTGGTCAAGAGAGAATGCGGAGATGCCTCCCTCTCCCGCGGTGATGCCTGTGAGAGGCACAACGATGACGACGAGAAGCGGAAGGATAGCGACCAGTGCCAGGATGAGTCCCAGCTTGGCTCCGCCGGAGAGTCCCTTGGATCCTACAAAGATAATAGCAGCGAACACCGCGAGACCGAAGCATATCTGGAACGCCAGGGTGGCGGTGGAGCTGAGGGGGTCCATGTTGAGACCGTACTCCAGGTACTTAGTGATGTAATCGACGGAGGTACATGTGAAGATCGGGATGACAGGCGTCCACGTGAACCAATACGACCACGCCGTGAACGCACCTATGAACTTACCTAATCCGTACCTCCCCCCGTTGGGTTTGGTGAAAACCTTCTGGGCACACCCTCCGATACCGGGAGTCTCCAGAGCCGCGGCCATCTCTCCGATGGCCAGGTTCTGGGCGAATCCCTGCAGAACGGAGACCGTCCAGATCATGATAGAGAGACCCCATGCGGTCCCTGCGATATCATAGATACCGGGAAGGATCAGGATGGGGACACCCATCGCGATGATCATTCCCTGCTTCCAGTTGATTGATTTGACAAGACCCGAGTCGGAGTTCACAGCCCCGCCGAACGCGTGACTGTTTCCTTCGGCCAGAATCCTGACGCCATGTCTTGCCATTAATAATGTCCTCCATTACTTATGAAAAATTCTGATTCGTCCGTATATAAGTTTTTTTACAAATCGGCGTTTTATTGTAGTTTTCATCATTTTTGAGGACTCTGTCGCATTAAATTAGTATATAAACGTTTTCCATAAAACAGTGTAATTTAAATAAATCCTATACAAAAATGGTTTTTCATCCAATCATTTTAAATAGGATTGTAAAAAAATGCATGATTTACACACTTAAAATCCTAAATCCAGCATATTCCTGACCTGGGGAAATGTGAAAGTGATTTATCTTTCCATCAGATAACGAAGAAAACATGGAGGACGACACCCGTACCATCGCCGAGGCCAAGGAGATCGTGAGGAGATTCTGCGAGGAGCGCGACTGGGACCAGTTCCACAACCCCAAGGACCTCTCCGTGGGGATGGTCACCGAGGCGTCCGAACTATTGGAGCTCTTCCGTTTCAAGACACCCGAGGAATGTAAGGAACTCCTGTCGGATCCGAAGAAGCTCGAAGATGTGAAGGACGAACTCTCCGATGTTTTCTACTTCGTCCTGCGCTTCGCCCAGATGAACGGCATCGACCTGTTCTCTTCTTTGGAGAATAAGATAGAGAAGAACGATGCCAAGTACCCCGCCGACAAGGTAAGGGGATGCAACCGCAAGTACGACGAGTACTGAATCAACCTATCAAATAAATAGGTAAATATGATACGGTACGTCTATGGAAGACCGTGCTGACATGCGCCTGGAATTCATCGGACCCGACAAGGCGGAGGAGATCTCGGAGATTGCCTTCCCGCTCTTCAGGGAGGTCTACAGCAACGTTCCGCCGGATGTGGTGGAAGGGTTCCTGCAGGAGACCCAGACGCCGGAAGCGATACGCAGGCACATGGAGACGGGGCTAGAATACGCTTATATTGTCTCAGGCGGGGAGAAGGCCGGGTATGTGGCATTCGGAATCGATGACGCGGGAATGTACCTCTCCAAGTTCTATTTCTTCAAAGAGTACCGCAGGATGGGACTCGGATCCGAGGTGCTGGCATATGTGGAATCCAGAGCGAGGGAAGCAGGGGTAAAAACGATACACCTCGACGTGAACAGGGACAACACCCCCGCGATATCGTTCTATCGGAAGCACGGCTTCGTGAAGGGGGAGGACATCACCTTCAGACGCGTCGTGATGAGGAAGACCCTATCGGACTGACTTTACATACCCGTTTTGCTATGCGTCAGGCATGTCACACGGAGAAGCCGTACCGGCGGCCGAAGCCTTCCGCAGACTTACGGAAGGGAATGCCAGATTCCTGAAGGGAGATTATCACGGGGATGCCTCCGCATCCCGCAGGAAGGATACGGCGGAGAACGGTCAGCACCCCTATGCGGTAATCGTCACCTGCGCCGATTCGAGGGTGGTCCCGGAGTTCATCTTCTCGGCCGGGATCGGGGAACTGTTTGTGATAAGGACCGCCGGCAACACCGTGAGCGACTGCTCCCTGGGGAGCATCGAGTACGCTATAGCGCATTTGGGTGTAAGGCTGGTCGTGGTTATGGGGCATTCCTGCTGCGGCGCGGTCACGGCTGCTGTGGAGGGAAACAGGGAGAGGCACATCTCGAACATCACCGACGCCATCCAGGAGGCGGTGAAGGGGGAGACCGACATCTGCGAGGCATGCATGCTCAACATCCACCATTCCCTGAAGAGGATAGAAGACGACCTCCCTGACAGGCACGACGTGAGGTATGTCGGAGCTGTGTACGATATCGAATCGGGAGAGGTGGAGTTCTTCGACGATTTGATGGAAGAGTGAACAGGAATCGGAAAAACCCGGGATCGGAATCCCGGTAAGAGATTTCGTTCGTAGTTCATTCCACTGAGTCATTTGTTTTGGGCAGGAAACGCTTGGAGTACAGATAGAACCCGACGTCCAGGAACAGGCTCACGACCATCCCGAACCCGAACAGCAGAATCACGAAGTCCATGGTGGCCTCGAAGAATCCCGCCAGGAACAGCCCGTACAGTATCCCGTAGTAGACGATGTTCACGACGGCCGCTTCCGCGAGAATAAGCTCCGTCCTCCCCACGGCGGTCATGACCCCCTGGAAGACTACGCACAGGGCGTATGCGACGTAGAACGGCACCAGCTTGTACAGGATGCGGAGGATCATGTCCGCATCCTCGGCGCCGATCACGTCCCTGAACATGACCCCCCACAGAGGGATCGAGACCAACCACACCAGGAGCACCAGACCCGTAAGTGCCAGATAGTTCCAGATGCGGTTGTATCCGTTGTAGTATTCCCTCTTCACCATCTCCCCGATTGCGTACATGGGCACGAGCAGCCATCCCCAGATGAAGTTGTTCGCCAACCAATAATTACCAACCTGAGAGACGTCGTTGATCATCTTCATCACAATCATCACGTAGATGAGGTTGGCCAGGAACACCTGCCCGCCGGAGAACAGTCCGGTGCGGGCCCAGTCGTACATGATGTCCTTCCTGAACCCGCTCCATCTCCTGACGAGTCCCTCCCTGTACAGGAGCAGGACCGACACTACGGATATTATTGCGTTCACGCCGATGTTGGTCAGTGCGATGCCTGTAGCGCCGTTCCCCGGGATCAGTGCCAGATTGCCGATGCTGAGCATGGCGACCTTCGCAATAAGGAGCATCACGATGTAGTCGTACCTCCCGCGGACGACGAACACCACATACATGTAGGAACTCACGAAGCCGATGATGAAACCGACGGTCTCAAGCCTCAGGTAGGATGTGCTCTCGGCGGGGGCGCTCATATATGCCGTGAGGGAGCTGGCGTAGACGTAGATAGCCAGCGATACAATCAGATACGATACGAACCCCAGGACGAAGGTCTGGTTTATCCTCGTGCCGAGCTCGTCCCGGTCGTTCCGCGCCTTGTTGAAGACGAAGTACATGGGGACGGTAAGGAAGGCCAGCAGGGTCTCGTTGAACAGGTCGAACCATTCGATCTGCCCGGCGATGTTCAGGACGTCGGATCCGAGCCCTGACACCAGGCGGTCCACGATGAGCTGGTTGATGCTCGGTAC
The sequence above is a segment of the methanogenic archaeon ISO4-H5 genome. Coding sequences within it:
- a CDS encoding cell wall/surface repeat-containing protein, producing MKPLPFQRGFTLTYASKTINRKTAAILAALFMVCTAFVVFADNSEAAAYNDAKAFEDMFNPHAADAPGAVYDTWSGTVDLEDSYENMTIIIESGTTLNVGTLDFIQFSNCKIYVEAGGDIRTSSATSIMISQDCQVVFGYLKDKTNGFTVDLPADVSVMSAFDIQVTEGSVSANGMMAFGIWDNILVVAANKDPIQFNYSNGNWDLFIPLLGIQKASETTPVATLAALSMNKTGYTCKYLSGTNTQIMVAGILNPKRAGMQPGESAVVVDGAVGEDTDYFSKQILVKPGFKPAAGITVTLTDCTVFFAPGTYEWSDSFKLIMNESDSSIIFGDATPNTMVFSQEDFTFEIPATKLTVTEDGFTAGLNGDMTVTSSESETPMDNLVIKGTGSEDMVFKCTNDYYDWEFAVKSFGNGTSVQSYSIVCADGKLSDKRAIEYDGTDGKVEVTDDIINNIKTMSTQDPTMEVSFKIDEKYTVVMNQAAIQSLSGAATLEVKDTTADQSALTEAQKSAIGDRPVYSITFGDNTNFGSGKVTVTVPYTLKDGEKASGVQVACIAADGSVEKLPTTYNSADGTVTFTTTHFSVFSVLYSDSASSGVSGVVFFAAALAAAIVVLMVAAVLHFKKF
- a CDS encoding dimethylamine permease, with translation MARHGVRILAEGNSHAFGGAVNSDSGLVKSINWKQGMIIAMGVPILILPGIYDIAGTAWGLSIMIWTVSVLQGFAQNLAIGEMAAALETPGIGGCAQKVFTKPNGGRYGLGKFIGAFTAWSYWFTWTPVIPIFTCTSVDYITKYLEYGLNMDPLSSTATLAFQICFGLAVFAAIIFVGSKGLSGGAKLGLILALVAILPLLVVIVVPLTGITAGEGGISAFSLDHIKNNLTPPGWDWGVNDFMMVFGMFAYAQWCACAWESAATYGAEYKEPGRDIPKALISAGLVCLAMYFIVPFVVYGMMSPADIDEWGVSTLYPIAQFDFGSIGLIIALILLVAGMVMLIQTAFLGSSRTLYFMGHEGNMPKVFTYTNKNGAPIFAMLYQAIMGVVFIVIIHFGSVGMILAASSFGFSFALGMGMMAYVVSKRNPRFKNIERPYKAPKGWFYVACFLMCYQFFVLIPCLAYWCINGGIDNGMFSVIIGAVILLIYIPVWFILQFFQGKSEESCFVCKRTVEDYNAFIAKDQNRDLAEKEDLMPEMESLPMLLVGNTYVPLCPICYELTFGFSSNPEERESGIKREVSGARLLTAAPKYKDDEKTE
- a CDS encoding nucleotide pyrophosphatase MazG — translated: MEDDTRTIAEAKEIVRRFCEERDWDQFHNPKDLSVGMVTEASELLELFRFKTPEECKELLSDPKKLEDVKDELSDVFYFVLRFAQMNGIDLFSSLENKIEKNDAKYPADKVRGCNRKYDEY
- a CDS encoding GNAT family acetyltransferase; translation: MEDRADMRLEFIGPDKAEEISEIAFPLFREVYSNVPPDVVEGFLQETQTPEAIRRHMETGLEYAYIVSGGEKAGYVAFGIDDAGMYLSKFYFFKEYRRMGLGSEVLAYVESRAREAGVKTIHLDVNRDNTPAISFYRKHGFVKGEDITFRRVVMRKTLSD
- a CDS encoding carbonic anhydrase Cab, whose protein sequence is MSHGEAVPAAEAFRRLTEGNARFLKGDYHGDASASRRKDTAENGQHPYAVIVTCADSRVVPEFIFSAGIGELFVIRTAGNTVSDCSLGSIEYAIAHLGVRLVVVMGHSCCGAVTAAVEGNRERHISNITDAIQEAVKGETDICEACMLNIHHSLKRIEDDLPDRHDVRYVGAVYDIESGEVEFFDDLMEE
- a CDS encoding Na+-driven multidrug efflux pump, which translates into the protein MEGIHLPSAVGIKKQLRDNRLARAEILLLLALTVYNFVPSINQLIVDRLVSGLGSDVLNIAGQIEWFDLFNETLLAFLTVPMYFVFNKARNDRDELGTRINQTFVLGFVSYLIVSLAIYVYASSLTAYMSAPAESTSYLRLETVGFIIGFVSSYMYVVFVVRGRYDYIVMLLIAKVAMLSIGNLALIPGNGATGIALTNIGVNAIISVVSVLLLYREGLVRRWSGFRKDIMYDWARTGLFSGGQVFLANLIYVMIVMKMINDVSQVGNYWLANNFIWGWLLVPMYAIGEMVKREYYNGYNRIWNYLALTGLVLLVWLVSIPLWGVMFRDVIGAEDADMILRILYKLVPFYVAYALCVVFQGVMTAVGRTELILAEAAVVNIVYYGILYGLFLAGFFEATMDFVILLFGFGMVVSLFLDVGFYLYSKRFLPKTNDSVE